The Aurantiacibacter gangjinensis genome includes a region encoding these proteins:
- the pdeM gene encoding ligase-associated DNA damage response endonuclease PdeM, whose protein sequence is MVPVSFAFDFCGQEFVLTRANAVYWPAERALLVADLHLEKASFFARHGQLLPPYDSRETLERLADAVRRFDARRVITLGDNFHDSHGSTTLEAHAAGMLSALTRATDWVWITGNHDPSMEAQSGGAIAKELEVGGVILRHMAKRGETRPELSGHFHPRVQLKIHHRHIRRPCAVIGHNDDGCGRMILPAFGALTGGMNAADPAILKAMQPVSAVDALVPTEKKLARFPLWREDSFPHAHASA, encoded by the coding sequence ATGGTTCCCGTTTCGTTCGCCTTCGATTTCTGCGGCCAGGAATTCGTCCTGACGCGCGCCAATGCGGTGTATTGGCCGGCGGAGCGTGCATTGCTGGTGGCCGACCTGCATCTGGAGAAAGCGAGCTTTTTCGCGCGTCACGGCCAGTTGCTGCCGCCCTATGACAGCCGCGAGACGCTGGAGAGGCTAGCCGATGCGGTGCGCCGCTTCGATGCGCGGCGCGTCATCACGCTGGGCGACAATTTCCACGATTCGCATGGCTCGACCACGCTGGAGGCACATGCGGCAGGGATGCTCAGCGCCCTCACCCGCGCTACGGACTGGGTGTGGATCACCGGCAATCACGACCCGAGCATGGAAGCGCAAAGCGGCGGCGCGATTGCGAAAGAGCTGGAAGTGGGCGGCGTGATCCTGCGCCATATGGCCAAGCGCGGCGAGACGCGCCCCGAGCTTTCCGGCCACTTTCACCCGCGCGTGCAGCTGAAAATCCACCATCGCCACATCCGCCGTCCCTGCGCGGTGATCGGCCACAACGACGATGGCTGCGGACGCATGATCCTGCCCGCATTCGGCGCGCTGACGGGCGGCATGAACGCGGCCGATCCCGCTATCCTGAAAGCGATGCAGCCCGTGAGTGCCGTCGATGCGTTGGTGCCGACGGAGAAGAAGCTGGCGCGGTTTCCGCTTTGGCGGGAGGATAGTTTTCCTCATGCTCACGCATCCGCGTGA
- the infC gene encoding translation initiation factor IF-3 — translation MAPPVKSGPKYDQFIQAEKVRVIDGEGENLGVMYTREAIEQAQDAGLNLVEVSPNANPPVCKFLDVGKYRYEAQKKANAARKTQKTQDIKEVKMRPNIDTHDYDVKMRNVNKFIDNGDKVKVTLRFRGREMAHQHLGMDLLKRVQDDVAEIAKVEAFPRLEGRQMLMVLAPK, via the coding sequence ATGGCACCGCCGGTCAAGTCCGGCCCGAAATACGATCAGTTTATCCAGGCCGAAAAGGTCCGCGTCATCGATGGCGAGGGCGAAAATCTCGGCGTGATGTACACCCGCGAAGCGATAGAGCAGGCCCAGGATGCGGGCCTCAATCTCGTCGAGGTTTCGCCCAATGCGAACCCGCCGGTGTGCAAGTTCCTCGATGTCGGCAAATATCGCTACGAGGCCCAGAAAAAGGCCAATGCGGCGCGCAAGACGCAGAAGACGCAGGACATCAAGGAAGTGAAGATGCGCCCCAACATCGACACGCACGATTACGATGTGAAGATGCGCAATGTGAACAAGTTCATCGACAATGGCGACAAGGTGAAAGTCACCCTGCGTTTCCGCGGGCGCGAAATGGCGCACCAACATCTAGGCATGGACTTGCTGAAGCGGGTGCAAGACGATGTGGCAGAAATCGCCAAGGTCGAGGCCTTCCCGCGCCTCGAAGGCCGGCAAATGCTGATGGTGCTCGCACCGAAGTAA